The following coding sequences lie in one Microvirga sp. 17 mud 1-3 genomic window:
- a CDS encoding GNAT family N-acetyltransferase: protein MKVRDATWEDTPALADIAEASYRAAFSAILEEEVLAGRDAAFFAHRFEEAWRRMLVVCADEVPSGFLLMTDGHIDMLFMTPTASGQGGGFSLLREAERRGAKSLECFRDNAGARRFYERHGWRVEREYERDFAGKIRSFVLYVRD, encoded by the coding sequence GTGAAAGTGAGGGATGCGACGTGGGAGGATACTCCGGCGCTCGCAGACATCGCAGAGGCATCCTACCGCGCCGCCTTCTCGGCAATCCTCGAGGAAGAGGTCCTCGCTGGGCGCGATGCTGCCTTCTTCGCGCACCGCTTCGAGGAGGCATGGAGGCGGATGCTCGTAGTCTGTGCGGACGAGGTCCCGTCGGGATTCCTCCTCATGACCGACGGGCATATTGACATGCTCTTCATGACACCGACAGCCAGCGGGCAGGGCGGCGGTTTTAGCCTGCTTCGCGAGGCGGAGAGGCGCGGAGCAAAAAGCCTCGAATGCTTCCGCGACAATGCCGGTGCACGCCGATTTTACGAACGGCATGGCTGGCGCGTTGAGCGGGAATACGAACGGGACTTTGCAGGAAAAATCCGCAGCTTCGTCCTCTACGTCAGGGATTGA
- a CDS encoding ABC transporter permease: protein MSRLAKNKLLTFAVILVALQIILAIGAPWFAPYDPMAQSIARRLKGPTALNWLGTDQLGRDVLARILYGYRTSLIACVLAVGIALMAGGTLGLVAAYYRGWLDRIIMRVMDVLFAFPVMLLAIGIIAVLGPHTYSAAAAIAVVYTPIFARLLRGPALVLCESEYVAGAKAIGASDGRIIFLHILPNLASVILVQTSLLLSAAILVEASLSFLGLGTQPPTPSLGLMLSEGRNFLQLSPWSAIFAGFAILFLSFGFNLLGDALRDTLDPRLRGQS, encoded by the coding sequence GTGTCGCGTCTCGCCAAGAACAAACTCCTGACCTTCGCCGTCATCCTCGTGGCGCTGCAGATCATTCTTGCGATCGGCGCGCCGTGGTTCGCGCCCTATGACCCCATGGCACAGAGCATCGCTCGCCGTTTGAAGGGGCCGACTGCCCTCAACTGGCTCGGGACTGACCAACTGGGACGCGACGTGCTGGCGCGCATCCTCTACGGATACCGGACATCGCTCATCGCCTGCGTCCTGGCAGTCGGCATCGCCCTCATGGCTGGCGGGACTCTCGGGCTCGTGGCAGCTTACTACCGCGGCTGGCTTGACCGCATCATCATGCGCGTCATGGACGTGCTCTTTGCCTTCCCGGTCATGCTGCTCGCCATCGGTATCATCGCGGTTCTCGGGCCACACACCTACAGTGCAGCGGCTGCCATCGCGGTCGTCTATACGCCGATCTTCGCCCGTCTCCTGCGCGGCCCGGCCCTCGTCCTGTGCGAGAGCGAATACGTGGCGGGCGCCAAGGCCATCGGCGCGTCAGACGGGCGCATCATCTTCCTTCATATCCTGCCGAACCTCGCCTCGGTCATCCTGGTCCAGACGAGCCTTCTCCTCTCGGCCGCGATCCTGGTGGAGGCCTCGCTCTCGTTCCTTGGTCTGGGGACGCAGCCACCGACGCCGTCTCTCGGGCTCATGCTCTCCGAAGGGCGCAACTTCCTCCAGCTCTCCCCGTGGAGCGCGATCTTCGCCGGGTTCGCGATCCTGTTCCTGTCGTTCGGCTTCAACCTGCTCGGTGACGCGCTGCGCGACACGCTCGATCCGCGTCTCCGGGGACAATCGTGA
- a CDS encoding N-acetylmuramic acid 6-phosphate etherase, which produces MPTENFSTRFQDLDAWPSSDILSAFYEGQLAAVAAVRPALPAIAAAAEAAVERLRRGGRLVYVGAGTSGRIGVQDGTELPPTFNWPDDKLVYLIAGGEGALLKAVENAEDSVEQGIAGIRDSGVGPDDIVIGVAASGRTPFTIAALEEARARGAQTIGISNNPAAPILDACSHPILADTGEEVIAGSTRMKAGTAQKVILNLLSTLIMVRLGRVYRGLMVHMRATNAKLRRRSEIMVSQITGCDDATAIEALRRANGDMKLASLIALGVDPSEAQGALTQSDGNLREALSHFPGISS; this is translated from the coding sequence ATGCCCACCGAAAACTTCAGCACCCGTTTCCAAGACCTCGACGCCTGGCCGAGCTCCGACATTCTCTCCGCCTTCTATGAAGGGCAGCTCGCCGCCGTCGCGGCGGTGCGGCCCGCGCTTCCGGCTATTGCGGCCGCGGCCGAAGCGGCCGTTGAGAGGCTCCGCCGGGGCGGGCGCCTTGTCTATGTGGGCGCGGGAACCTCGGGCCGGATCGGCGTTCAGGACGGCACGGAGCTGCCTCCGACCTTCAACTGGCCGGACGACAAGCTCGTGTACCTCATTGCGGGCGGCGAAGGCGCGCTTTTGAAGGCCGTCGAGAACGCGGAGGATTCGGTCGAGCAGGGAATTGCCGGCATCCGGGACTCCGGCGTCGGGCCGGACGATATCGTGATCGGCGTGGCGGCCAGCGGCCGGACACCCTTCACCATCGCGGCCCTGGAGGAAGCGAGGGCTCGTGGCGCCCAGACCATCGGCATCTCCAACAATCCTGCCGCTCCCATCCTGGACGCCTGCTCGCATCCTATCCTGGCGGATACGGGCGAGGAGGTCATTGCGGGATCGACCCGCATGAAGGCCGGCACCGCGCAGAAGGTCATCCTCAACCTCCTGTCCACCCTCATCATGGTGCGGCTCGGGCGCGTCTATCGCGGTCTGATGGTGCATATGCGCGCCACAAACGCGAAACTGCGCCGCCGCAGCGAGATCATGGTGTCCCAGATCACCGGCTGCGATGACGCCACCGCCATCGAGGCCCTGCGCCGGGCGAACGGCGACATGAAACTCGCTTCCCTCATCGCCTTAGGCGTCGACCCGTCGGAGGCGCAGGGCGCCCTGACGCAGAGCGATGGAAATCTTCGTGAGGCCCTGTCGCACTTCCCGGGGATTTCGTCCTAG
- a CDS encoding anhydro-N-acetylmuramic acid kinase has protein sequence MVQRFPMKAIGVISGTSMDGIDVSIVETDGDTMVRPGAGRTYPYPDDLRRELLALIAEPARAQSEPLENLDKAVTDAHVDAIRRFMSENGIDPAEVGLIGFHGQTVYHRPEVRFTRQLGLGTRVAAALNIDTVDRFRHADVASGGEGAPFVPLYHRALASGLAQPLMILNLGGVGNVTYIDGDTVIAFDTGPASALLDDFVLRRRGIAFDEGGRLAASGTADPQLVAAFMANPFFDRPAPKSLDRQDFHARAKGVEALSDENGAATLAEFTIESVVAALRHVPQAPRRWLVTGGGRRNAHFMKRLREKLGVSVDPVESVGWNGDFLEAQAFGYLAVRSVRGLPLSLPTTTGVPHPMPGGELHRAA, from the coding sequence ATGGTCCAGCGTTTTCCCATGAAGGCAATCGGAGTCATCAGCGGCACGTCCATGGACGGGATCGACGTGTCGATCGTCGAGACGGACGGGGACACGATGGTCCGCCCCGGCGCCGGCCGGACCTATCCCTACCCGGACGACCTTCGGCGGGAGCTGCTGGCGCTGATCGCCGAGCCCGCGCGCGCCCAGAGCGAGCCGCTCGAGAACCTCGACAAAGCCGTCACGGATGCGCACGTGGACGCCATCCGCCGCTTCATGAGCGAGAACGGAATCGATCCGGCAGAGGTCGGCCTCATCGGCTTTCACGGGCAGACGGTCTATCACCGCCCGGAAGTCCGATTCACCCGCCAGCTCGGGCTCGGCACCCGCGTCGCCGCGGCACTCAACATCGACACGGTGGACCGGTTCCGCCATGCGGATGTCGCTTCCGGCGGCGAGGGCGCGCCCTTCGTTCCACTCTATCACCGCGCCCTTGCAAGCGGCCTTGCCCAGCCCCTGATGATCCTCAACCTCGGCGGCGTCGGCAACGTTACCTATATCGACGGCGACACGGTGATCGCGTTCGACACCGGCCCAGCAAGCGCCCTGCTCGACGACTTCGTTCTCCGGCGCCGCGGCATCGCCTTCGACGAGGGCGGGCGCCTCGCGGCATCGGGCACTGCCGATCCGCAGCTCGTCGCCGCCTTCATGGCAAACCCGTTCTTCGACCGCCCTGCCCCCAAATCCCTCGACCGGCAGGATTTCCATGCCAGGGCCAAGGGCGTCGAGGCGCTCTCGGACGAGAACGGCGCCGCAACATTGGCGGAGTTCACGATCGAGTCCGTCGTGGCTGCTCTCCGTCATGTGCCGCAGGCGCCCCGACGCTGGCTCGTAACCGGCGGTGGACGGCGCAATGCCCATTTCATGAAGCGCCTGCGCGAAAAGCTTGGCGTGAGCGTCGATCCCGTGGAGAGCGTCGGCTGGAATGGGGATTTCCTCGAGGCGCAGGCCTTCGGCTATCTCGCAGTTCGCTCCGTGCGCGGGCTGCCATTGAGCCTTCCGACCACGACCGGAGTTCCGCACCCGATGCCGGGCGGCGAATTGCACCGCGCCGCCTGA
- a CDS encoding ABC transporter permease, with protein sequence MSRILLSRLIDLVVVLFGVSIIVFLMIRLIPGDAVAIMLGANTEITPERMAELNSRVGLDRPFVEQYLRWAGAALQGDFGTSLWTGRPVATEILINLWPTLELTFLSLLIGAVLAVPLGCWMAQTRGRGADVAMRIGAIAGLTIPSFWLGIVLILLFSAYAPGFASLGYVPFSEDPVGNLQRMILPSVALALPILANLSRLVRSAMLDALGQDYVRTARAKGLSESRVVYKHALRNALIPFLTSVGIMTGYLLGGAIVVEQVFAIPGLGRLILGAIAERNYPLIQATILVVTAGFVFVNFLVDFLYMIVDPRVRA encoded by the coding sequence ATGAGTCGTATCCTGCTCTCGCGTCTGATCGATCTGGTCGTCGTTCTTTTCGGCGTCTCGATCATCGTCTTCCTGATGATCCGCCTCATCCCGGGCGACGCGGTGGCGATCATGCTCGGCGCCAATACGGAGATCACGCCCGAGCGCATGGCGGAGCTCAACAGCCGCGTCGGCCTCGACCGGCCGTTCGTCGAGCAGTACCTGAGATGGGCCGGCGCTGCCCTGCAGGGTGATTTCGGCACATCCCTGTGGACCGGGCGGCCCGTTGCGACCGAGATCCTCATCAATCTCTGGCCGACGCTCGAGCTGACCTTCCTGTCCCTCCTCATCGGTGCCGTCCTGGCCGTGCCACTCGGCTGCTGGATGGCGCAGACGCGGGGGCGCGGCGCCGATGTCGCGATGCGTATCGGAGCCATTGCCGGGCTGACGATCCCGTCCTTCTGGCTCGGAATCGTCCTGATCCTCCTGTTCTCGGCCTATGCACCTGGCTTCGCGTCTCTCGGCTACGTGCCGTTCTCGGAGGATCCCGTCGGCAATCTTCAGCGCATGATCCTGCCCTCCGTCGCGCTGGCGTTGCCGATCCTCGCCAATCTGTCGCGTCTCGTGCGGTCCGCCATGCTCGATGCCCTCGGGCAGGATTACGTCCGCACCGCGCGCGCCAAGGGCTTGAGCGAAAGCCGCGTCGTCTACAAGCACGCGTTGCGCAATGCCCTGATCCCCTTCCTCACCAGCGTCGGCATCATGACGGGCTATCTTCTCGGCGGTGCCATCGTAGTCGAGCAGGTCTTCGCCATTCCGGGCCTCGGCCGCCTCATCCTCGGCGCCATCGCGGAGCGCAATTATCCGCTGATCCAGGCCACCATCCTGGTGGTGACGGCAGGGTTCGTCTTCGTGAACTTCCTCGTTGATTTTCTCTACATGATCGTCGATCCGCGGGTGAGGGCCTGA
- the nagA gene encoding N-acetylglucosamine-6-phosphate deacetylase, which translates to MTFALTGARIFDGDHMLEGRAVVVENGRIIAIPFEKDLPAGVDRRETKGLLAPGFIDVQVNGGGGVLFNDERNVEGLRRIAAAHRTFGTVGLLPTFITDTREKMAEAVAAMRQALAARVPGILGIHVEGPFINPERKGVHNPTYMRPMEDEDIAILTSLSEGRTLVTLAPERNSLEAIARLTHAGALVCAGHTAGRYDEVMEAYRHGLRGFTHLFNAMPPLAGRDPGPVGAALDSRDTWCGLIVDGHHVDDASLRVAIAAKGTERMMLVTDAMSVTGTDLDSFELHGRMIYRRDGKLTTADGTLAGSDLDMASAVRNAVHRLGLPLRDVLRMASLAPAAFLRLDRELGRIAPGYRASLVLLDDALEVRQTWIDGE; encoded by the coding sequence ATGACCTTCGCGCTGACAGGAGCCCGCATCTTCGACGGCGACCACATGCTCGAAGGCCGCGCTGTCGTCGTCGAGAACGGACGGATCATCGCCATTCCGTTTGAGAAGGATCTCCCCGCGGGCGTCGACCGACGCGAGACGAAAGGGCTTCTCGCCCCGGGCTTCATCGACGTACAGGTCAATGGCGGCGGCGGCGTTCTCTTCAACGACGAGCGGAACGTCGAGGGGCTGCGCCGGATCGCGGCTGCGCATCGGACCTTCGGAACCGTTGGGCTCCTCCCCACCTTCATCACGGATACCCGTGAGAAAATGGCGGAAGCGGTTGCGGCCATGCGGCAGGCTCTGGCGGCGCGCGTTCCTGGAATCCTCGGTATCCATGTGGAAGGCCCCTTCATCAATCCCGAACGAAAGGGTGTTCACAACCCGACCTATATGCGCCCCATGGAGGACGAGGATATCGCCATCCTGACCTCCCTGAGCGAAGGACGTACCCTCGTCACCCTGGCTCCCGAGAGGAACAGCCTGGAGGCGATCGCACGGCTCACCCACGCGGGCGCCCTTGTCTGCGCCGGCCACACGGCAGGCCGCTACGACGAAGTCATGGAAGCCTATCGCCACGGCCTGCGCGGCTTCACCCATCTGTTCAACGCTATGCCGCCCCTTGCAGGACGCGATCCGGGCCCGGTGGGCGCGGCGCTGGACAGCCGGGATACCTGGTGCGGCCTGATCGTCGACGGGCACCATGTGGACGATGCGTCCCTGCGCGTCGCTATCGCGGCCAAGGGGACCGAGCGGATGATGCTGGTCACGGATGCCATGTCCGTGACAGGAACCGATCTCGACAGTTTCGAGCTCCATGGCCGGATGATCTATCGCCGGGACGGAAAGCTCACCACCGCGGACGGCACTCTTGCCGGGTCGGACCTCGACATGGCGAGCGCCGTGCGTAACGCCGTCCACCGCCTTGGCCTGCCCCTGCGGGATGTCCTCCGGATGGCGTCTTTGGCTCCGGCAGCATTCCTGCGCCTCGACCGGGAACTCGGACGGATCGCGCCCGGCTACCGGGCAAGTCTCGTGCTGCTCGACGACGCGCTCGAAGTGCGGCAAACCTGGATAGACGGCGAATAG
- a CDS encoding Gfo/Idh/MocA family protein, whose product MGTKRVLVVGLGNMGMSHAMAYDRIEGFEVVGLCTRNIDEAPLPASLQSAQRFSRYEDALAALKPDVVSINTWSDTHADYAIRAMEAGAHVFVEKPLADTVADAERVVETAIRTKRKLVIGYILRHHPSWMKFIEIAKTLGPPHVFRMNLNQQSSGPAWEAHKRLLQSLSPIVDCGVHYVDVMCQITRARPVQVHAVGARLTDDMPAGMYNYGHLHVKFEDGSVGWYEAGWGPMMSETAYFVKDVIGPKGSVSIVMAETAGGIRSDDINAHTKTNRILLHHAGLNPDGTFARRDEPIDTADEPDHDALCEREQRFLLRAIDEDLDLTDHMKDAVRSLRIVLAADESVRSGQVVSL is encoded by the coding sequence ATGGGCACGAAGCGGGTTCTGGTGGTCGGGCTCGGCAATATGGGCATGTCCCATGCAATGGCCTACGACCGCATCGAGGGGTTCGAGGTCGTGGGGCTCTGCACCCGCAACATCGACGAGGCGCCCCTGCCGGCATCCCTGCAATCGGCCCAGCGCTTCAGCCGCTATGAGGATGCACTCGCGGCGCTCAAGCCCGACGTGGTCTCCATCAACACCTGGTCGGACACCCATGCCGATTATGCGATCCGGGCCATGGAAGCCGGCGCCCATGTGTTCGTCGAGAAGCCATTGGCCGACACGGTTGCGGATGCCGAGCGCGTCGTCGAGACGGCAATTCGGACGAAGCGCAAGCTCGTCATCGGGTACATCCTGCGCCACCATCCATCCTGGATGAAGTTCATCGAGATCGCCAAGACCCTCGGGCCGCCCCATGTCTTCCGCATGAACCTGAACCAGCAATCGAGCGGCCCGGCCTGGGAAGCTCATAAAAGACTGCTCCAATCCCTTTCGCCCATCGTCGATTGCGGCGTGCACTATGTGGACGTGATGTGCCAGATCACTCGCGCGAGGCCTGTGCAGGTCCATGCGGTCGGCGCCCGGCTGACGGACGACATGCCGGCGGGCATGTACAATTACGGCCACCTCCACGTGAAGTTCGAGGATGGCTCCGTGGGCTGGTATGAGGCCGGCTGGGGACCGATGATGAGCGAGACGGCCTATTTCGTGAAGGACGTCATCGGCCCGAAGGGCAGCGTCAGCATCGTCATGGCCGAGACCGCAGGTGGCATCCGGTCGGACGACATCAATGCCCACACCAAAACGAACCGGATCCTGCTTCATCATGCAGGCCTGAACCCGGATGGCACCTTCGCTCGCCGCGACGAGCCCATCGATACGGCTGACGAGCCCGATCACGATGCCCTGTGCGAGCGCGAGCAGCGTTTCCTCCTGCGCGCCATCGACGAAGACCTGGACCTGACCGACCATATGAAGGATGCGGTCCGATCCCTGCGGATTGTGCTTGCGGCAGACGAGTCGGTGCGCTCAGGTCAGGTTGTCAGCCTCTAA
- a CDS encoding ABC transporter substrate-binding protein: MFRSVLRGAIGAGFMMAAMASASAQVLEIGMDNGPTGLDPHLITAFPSFMVVNGNIYEGLTAIDKDLKVIPGLAESWNVSADGKTYTFKLRSGVKFHDGSDMTAEDVVSTIRRVQSKDIASPLASRLSAIESAKAVDPLTVELTLKEPSAPLLSSLATIAVVPSEVEANKDALQKAPVGTGPFKFQEWQPNGFILLAKNDAYWQKGTPKLSGLKFNIVPESATRQVGLTNGQYALLPNIDAATALQLKGKPNVKLGETLDLAYMLIGMNVSKPPFDNPKVREAVNYAINRQEIVDAALFGAGVPGGPLSPALKSWALDVKEFSCYKPDPAKAQALLKEAGVAMPVAVTMNVLPRQDVKDIAQVVQEQLNKAGFKVELKNQEQGQFIQDWRNSNFDMFASINAGSPDPDEYFYRTFRTGGSTNVFKYSNPEIDQLLDKARTLQDQAARKTAYDQVQKTLACSGPVAHLTYGTLFSAMRDKLKGYDVMPNRSLVTLKDASL, encoded by the coding sequence ATGTTCAGGTCGGTACTGCGCGGCGCCATCGGCGCAGGCTTCATGATGGCGGCCATGGCCTCGGCCTCGGCCCAGGTGCTGGAGATCGGCATGGATAACGGGCCCACGGGCCTCGATCCGCACCTCATCACCGCCTTTCCGAGCTTTATGGTGGTGAACGGCAACATCTATGAGGGCCTTACGGCCATCGACAAGGACCTGAAGGTCATTCCCGGCCTTGCGGAATCCTGGAACGTCTCGGCTGACGGCAAGACCTACACGTTCAAGCTGCGCTCCGGCGTGAAATTCCATGACGGCTCGGACATGACGGCCGAGGACGTGGTCTCGACGATCCGGCGCGTGCAGAGCAAGGACATTGCCTCGCCGCTCGCGAGCCGCCTGTCCGCCATCGAGAGCGCCAAGGCGGTCGATCCGCTGACCGTGGAACTGACGCTCAAGGAGCCATCCGCGCCGCTCCTGTCGTCGCTTGCGACTATCGCGGTCGTGCCGAGCGAGGTGGAGGCCAACAAGGACGCCCTCCAGAAGGCGCCGGTGGGCACGGGCCCGTTCAAGTTCCAGGAATGGCAGCCCAACGGCTTCATCCTGCTCGCGAAAAACGACGCCTATTGGCAGAAGGGCACGCCGAAGCTCTCAGGCCTCAAGTTCAACATCGTGCCCGAATCGGCGACTCGCCAGGTCGGCCTGACTAACGGCCAGTATGCACTGCTTCCCAATATCGACGCTGCGACGGCCCTGCAGCTGAAGGGCAAGCCCAACGTGAAGCTCGGCGAGACTCTGGACCTCGCCTACATGCTCATCGGCATGAACGTCTCGAAGCCGCCCTTCGACAACCCGAAGGTGCGTGAGGCGGTGAACTACGCCATCAACCGCCAGGAGATCGTCGATGCGGCGCTCTTCGGCGCCGGCGTCCCTGGCGGCCCCCTGTCGCCGGCCCTGAAATCCTGGGCGCTCGATGTCAAGGAATTCTCCTGCTACAAGCCCGACCCAGCCAAGGCACAGGCTCTGCTCAAGGAAGCCGGCGTCGCGATGCCCGTGGCCGTGACCATGAACGTCCTGCCGCGTCAGGACGTGAAGGACATCGCCCAGGTTGTCCAGGAGCAGTTGAACAAGGCCGGTTTCAAGGTCGAGCTGAAGAACCAGGAGCAGGGGCAGTTCATCCAGGACTGGCGCAACAGCAATTTCGACATGTTCGCCTCCATCAATGCCGGCAGCCCCGATCCGGACGAGTATTTCTACCGCACGTTCCGCACCGGCGGTTCGACCAACGTGTTCAAATACTCGAACCCGGAGATCGACCAGCTGCTCGACAAGGCGCGTACTCTCCAGGACCAGGCCGCGCGCAAGACCGCCTACGATCAGGTGCAGAAGACTCTCGCCTGCTCGGGCCCGGTGGCGCACCTGACCTACGGCACTCTCTTCTCGGCCATGCGCGATAAGCTGAAGGGCTACGACGTGATGCCGAACCGCTCGCTCGTGACCCTGAAGGACGCGAGCCTCTAA
- a CDS encoding serine hydrolase has protein sequence MLNNIVEQAFAPALEAIRRGAIPGAVLGIATADGRSAVHFAGAAQIEPEQEDISRDTWFDLASLTKVIFTTTRILRLAEEGKLDLDAPLVTALPDLRQYDMNAAERKLTFRQCLAHQTHLPAVEPLYTYGQDPQTLRAFILQRVWQSGPPVYSDINFMLLGIAIERLTGQALIDQPLPPLLTFRPNPRHCAATERCTWRGRVIRGEVHDENAFALGGASGHAGLFGTIDGVLGFARSILDGSALSPSSLEAIRKRESEKRTVGWEGAYAGWHGGDACSPSTIGHTGFTGTGLWIDFERGLAWSLLTNRVHPSRHTDSGILPLRRATGEQVIARFDALTQQA, from the coding sequence ATGCTGAATAACATTGTCGAACAGGCCTTCGCGCCGGCTCTCGAAGCGATCCGCCGCGGCGCTATTCCCGGTGCGGTTCTCGGCATCGCGACGGCGGATGGACGCAGCGCCGTGCACTTTGCCGGAGCGGCGCAGATCGAGCCGGAGCAGGAGGATATCTCCCGCGACACTTGGTTCGATCTTGCCTCCCTCACCAAGGTCATCTTCACGACCACGCGCATCCTGCGCCTGGCCGAGGAGGGAAAGCTCGACCTCGATGCACCCCTGGTGACGGCGCTTCCGGACCTGCGCCAGTACGACATGAACGCCGCCGAGCGAAAGCTCACGTTCCGCCAGTGCCTTGCACACCAGACGCATCTTCCGGCGGTCGAGCCGCTCTATACCTACGGGCAGGATCCGCAGACCCTGCGTGCGTTCATCCTCCAGCGCGTGTGGCAGTCCGGCCCTCCGGTCTATTCCGACATTAATTTCATGCTGCTCGGCATCGCCATCGAGCGCCTCACCGGGCAGGCGCTGATCGACCAGCCGCTCCCGCCGCTTCTCACCTTCCGGCCCAACCCGCGCCACTGCGCCGCCACCGAGCGCTGCACGTGGCGCGGGCGCGTCATCCGCGGCGAGGTGCATGATGAGAACGCCTTCGCGCTCGGCGGCGCCTCCGGCCATGCGGGCCTGTTCGGGACCATCGACGGCGTGCTGGGCTTTGCCCGTTCCATCCTCGACGGCTCAGCCCTGTCCCCCTCCTCCCTTGAGGCCATCAGGAAACGCGAATCGGAGAAGCGCACCGTCGGCTGGGAGGGAGCTTATGCGGGCTGGCATGGCGGGGATGCCTGCTCGCCCTCCACCATCGGCCATACGGGCTTCACGGGCACCGGGCTCTGGATCGACTTCGAGCGTGGTCTTGCGTGGTCCCTGCTCACTAACCGCGTCCATCCCTCTCGCCACACGGATAGCGGGATCTTGCCCCTGCGCCGGGCAACCGGCGAGCAGGTGATCGCGCGGTTCGATGCCCTTACGCAACAGGCCTGA
- a CDS encoding SIS domain-containing protein: protein MMPDKNQPKSTAMLREAREAPEVVSRLLAINADLCRDLGARLRADPPPFAVTCARGSSDNAATFAKYLLEIHSGLVTASVGPSVTSVYEARPRMRDALFLAVSQSGRSPDILNLAQAGRDDGALTVALVNDTSSPLAETCEIVLPLHAGPEKSVAATKSFIAALAASLQLVAHWSEDRELLAALDSLPDVLEKSAALDWSAALPLLKDSNNLFVVGRGVGFAMAQETALKLKETSGIHAEAMSAAELMHGPWTLAGAHFPVLVLSQRDETLSGVNDLVSKLSSQNVPVIVAGAAEGPATVTLPWLDGLHPFVAPLALIQSFYPLVNAVAQARGRDPDNPPRLRKVTETM, encoded by the coding sequence ATGATGCCTGACAAGAACCAACCCAAATCGACCGCCATGCTGCGCGAGGCTCGCGAAGCGCCGGAGGTCGTTTCGCGTCTTCTCGCGATCAATGCGGATCTGTGCCGTGATCTCGGCGCGCGCCTGCGTGCAGACCCCCCGCCCTTTGCGGTTACCTGCGCCCGTGGCAGCTCCGATAATGCAGCGACTTTCGCCAAATATCTTTTGGAGATTCATTCCGGCCTCGTGACCGCCTCGGTCGGCCCGTCCGTCACGTCGGTCTACGAGGCGCGTCCGCGCATGCGGGATGCCCTCTTTCTCGCCGTCTCGCAATCCGGGCGCAGCCCGGACATCCTCAACCTCGCTCAGGCCGGACGCGACGATGGCGCCCTGACGGTTGCACTCGTCAACGACACATCCTCGCCGCTGGCAGAGACCTGCGAAATCGTCCTGCCTCTCCATGCCGGCCCTGAGAAAAGCGTCGCCGCGACGAAGTCGTTCATCGCGGCACTTGCAGCGTCCCTTCAGCTCGTGGCCCACTGGTCCGAGGATCGGGAGCTGCTCGCGGCTCTCGATAGCCTCCCAGACGTTCTGGAAAAGTCCGCGGCCCTTGACTGGTCGGCAGCGCTACCTCTGTTGAAGGACTCCAACAATCTCTTCGTGGTCGGGCGCGGCGTCGGCTTTGCCATGGCCCAGGAGACGGCGCTCAAGCTGAAGGAAACCTCGGGCATTCACGCGGAGGCCATGAGCGCCGCCGAGCTGATGCACGGCCCCTGGACGCTTGCGGGCGCACATTTTCCCGTCCTGGTCCTCAGCCAGCGTGACGAGACCTTGAGCGGTGTGAACGATCTTGTCTCGAAGCTGAGCAGCCAGAACGTCCCAGTTATCGTCGCCGGTGCAGCGGAGGGACCCGCAACCGTGACGCTGCCTTGGCTTGATGGACTTCACCCCTTCGTGGCTCCTCTCGCGCTGATCCAGAGCTTCTATCCCCTCGTGAATGCCGTTGCGCAGGCCCGGGGCCGGGACCCCGACAATCCGCCGCGTCTGCGCAAGGTGACGGAGACGATGTGA